The DNA sequence GCTTCGGAAGAAAGCCTTTTTTCGTACTGTAAATCAAGATAAAATTATATGGAGTTTAGAAAAAGAATTGACGAATTATTAAATGAATTCCTTGAGACCAGAAAAGATCTGTTTCTTATTGATCTTAAAATTTCTGCAGGGGATGATATTACAGTGATTTTAGATGGTGATAACGGAGTTTCGCTGCAGGACTGTCTTGATGCAAGCCGTGCAATAGAATTCAATATGGATCGTGAAGAGCATGACTTCAGCCTTCAGGTGATGTCTGCCGGATTGAGCGAGCCATTATCCACACCAAGACAGTTCGGTAAAAACATTGGAAGAGAGATTGAGGTGATGCTGGAAGATTCTTCTAAAATAGAAGGAGAATTGTCAAAAGTAGATGATGAAAAGATCACGCTTACTTTGCGTTACCGTAAGCCGAAAGATATCGGAAAAGGAAAAGTAGATGTAGAAGAGGAGAAAGAGATTTCTTACTCCGACATCAAGAAAGCATTAGTAGTAATTAAATTTTAAAAAGAAAAAAGAATAGATGGATAATATAGCGTTGATTGAATCCTTTGGTGATTTTAAAGACGAAAAGGGGATCAGTAAAATTGATCTTATGGCAATTATTGAAGATTCTCTGAAGACTCTTTTGAGAAAAAGATTTGACTCAGATGATCATTTTGATGTGATTGTAAACCCGGATAAAGGAGATTTTCAGATATTTTTAAATAAAACAATTGTAGAGGACGAAATGTCTGAAGATGATGATTTGGAAATTGAAATTTCTGAAGCAAAGAAGATTGACCCTACCTTCGAAGTAGGTGAGGACTTTACAATGGAAATTCCTGTTGCTCAATTGGGGAGAAGAAATATTCTTACCCTTAAGCAAATTCTGGCTACAAAACTTCAGGAGCACAATAATGCAATGCTGTACGAGCAGTTTAGAGATAAAATTGGAGAAATAGTTGTAGGAGAAATCCACCATATCCGTCACAAGCACGTGATTCTGCTGGATGATGAAGGAAATGAATTTATTTTACCAAAAGAAAACCAGATCCCATCCGATTTCTTTAAAAAGGGTGAGAATATCAGAGCTATTGTTGAAACAGTAGACTTTAAAGGTTCTAAACCACAGATTATTATTTCCAGAACTGCGCCTAAATTCCTTGAGAAATTATTAGAGCTGGAAATTCCTGAAATCCAGGACGGAACAATTATGCTGAAAAAGGTAGTAAGAATTCCTGGTGAAAAGGCGAAGATTGCAGTAGATGCTTATGATGACAGAATTGATCCGGTAGGTGCCTGTGTAGGTGTTAAAGGATCCAGAATTCATGGGGTTGTAAGAGAGTTGAGAAATGAAAACATCGATGTTATTCAGTGGTCTAAAAACCCTGAGATTTTGGTGAAGAGAGCTTTAGGAAACGTTACTGTCAATAAGATTGACATCAATGAGGATCAAAACTATGCATTAGTATATACTCCTGTTGAAGAGATTTCTAAAGTAATTGGAAAACAAGGACAGAATATTAGACTGGCTTCTTGGTTGTCAGGATATGAAATTGATGTATACAGAGAGTCCAGCGAGGATGACGATGTTGAATTGAGAGAATTTAATGACGATATCGAGCAGTGGATTTTGGATGAGTTTAAGAAAGTAGGACTTACAACTGCAAAATCAGTATTGGATAAAGAAACTGAAAGTCTTTTAAATATGGTAGACCTTGAAGAAGAAACAATTGAAGAGGTAAAACGTATTTTGAGAGAAGAATTTGAAGATTAAGATTTAAATAAATTTTAATAAACAGTAAAAAGGAAATACTTTAATTTTAAAAATTAAAAAACAGTAAATAATATAGATGCCAAAAATTAGATTAAATAAAGCGGTTAAGGAATTCAACATTTCGATGTCCAGATTAGTAGAGTTTTTACAGTCAAGGGGTTTCGAGGTTGAAGGCAATCCTAACGCTCAATTGGAAGAATCGGCATATTCTGCATTGGAGGCTGAGTTTGCTAAAGACGGCGAACAAAGAAAGGCTTCCCATGAGGTGGTGATCACTAAAGTTCCGGAAGAAAAACTGGAAATTGAAGAAAAGAAAACCCCTGAAGTGATAAGAGCTAAAGCAAATAAACCAGAAACTAGAATTTTAGGTAAAATTGATCTAGAACCTAAGAAGCCTGAAGTTGAGGAAGCTCCTGCAGCTCCTGTGGCTCCTGTTGCAACACCGGTTGAAGAAAAGAAAGAAGAAATCGTGAAAGAAGAACAGCCGGAAGTAAAAGCAGCTCCTGAAAAGCAGGAATTCAAAGTTTTGGATAAAATTGATTTGTCTCAAATAGAATCTAGAAACAGACCTGTGAAAAAAGACAAGCCAAAAATGGAGGAGAAAAAAGAAGAAGTAAAACCTGTGGAACCAGTAAAAGAAACTCCAAAACCAGCTGTTGTAGAGGAGAAAAAAGTGGAAACTCCAAAAGCAGAGGCTGAGCCTGAATCTCAGGAACCTCAGAAAATTGAGACAGTATATCAAAAACTTGACGGTCCTAAGATCGTTGGAGAAAAGATTGACTTGACTCAATTTGCACCAAAACCAGGTGCCGGGGCAAAAAAGAAAAGAAAGAGAATTGAAAAACCTGGTGGCCAGAATAACCAACAAGGTCAGGGGAATAATCAAAACTCAGGAAATAATAATAACCAAGGTGGACAAGGCCAAGGAAACCGTCCGCATAATAACGGTGGACAAGGTGGAAACCGTCAAGGGCAAGGAGGGCAAGGAAATCGTCCTCAAGGTCAGGGTGGCCAGGGTCAAGGTGGGAACCGTTTTGGAAACAACCAAGGTGGTGGAAACCGTCAGGGACAAGGTGGTGGTGGCTTCAAAAAAGGTGGCCAAAACAACAGACCTGGACAAAGAGTTATGCCAGTTGAATTAACTGACGAGCAAGTTAAAAATCAGATTAAAGAAACATTAGAAAAGCTTACTAATAAAGGAGGTAAATCTAAATCTGCAAAACACAGAAAAGATAAAAGAACTTTCCGTAGAGAGCAGGATGAGCGTCAGCAGGAGCTTGAAGCACAGGACAGAACTCTTAAAGTAACAGAATTCATTACTGTAGGTGAATTGGCAAGTTTGATGAACGTTTCTCCAACTGAAGTAATTTCTGCTTGTTTTTCACTAGGGGTAATGGTTACCATGAACCAAAGACTTGAAGCTGATACCCTATTATTGGTAGCAGATGAGTTTGGTTATAAAATTGAATTCTCGGATGCTGACCTTGAAGAAGGCGATAGCGAAGATGAAATCGACAGCGAAGAAAGCTTAGTGTCAAGAGCACCGGTAGTTACTGTAATGGGACACGTTGACCACGGTAAAACTTCATTATTGGATTATGTTAGAAAAACTAACGTAATTGCAGGTGAATCCGGAGGTATTACACAGCACATTGGTGCTTATAACGTGAAACTGGAAAACGGTCAGAGAATTACATTCTTAGATACTCCTGGTCACGAAGCCTTTACAGCAATGAGAGCGAGAGGTGCACAGATCACGGATATTGCGATTATTGTAATTGCTGCCGATGATGATGTAATGCCACAAACGAAAGAGGCAATTGCTCACGCGCAGGCTGCACAGGTGCCAATGATTATTGCAATCAATAAAGTTGATAAACCAAATGCAAACCCTGATAATATTCGTCAACAGCTTTCAGGCTTAAACCCTCCGGTTTTAGTTGAAGAATGGGGAGGAAATGTTCAGGCGCAGGAGATTTCAGCGAAGTTTGGTAATAATGTAGATGTATTATTGGAGAAAGTTTTATTACAAGCTGAAATGCTTGAACTAAAAGCGAATCCTGATCGTTCTGCAAATGGTGTTGTTATTGAAGCATCTTTAGATAAAGGTAGAGGTTATGTTGCTACAATGCTAGTACAAACCGGAACCTTAAGAGTTGGAGACTATGTAGTAGCTGGTAAAAATCACGGTAAAGTAAAAGCTTTACTAGATGAAAGAGGGAAAAACCTTGCGGAAGCAGGTCCTTCAATTCCTGCAACAATCTTAGGTTTGGACGGAGCGCCAACAGCTGGTGATAAATTCCGTGTATATGCTGACGAAAGTGAAGGTAAGGCTATTGCTAATAAGAGAGAGCAGCTTCAGAGAGAACTTTCTATCAGAACGAAAAAACATACAACGCTTGAAGAACTAGGTAGACGTATTGCTTTAGGAGAATTCAAAGAATTGAATATTATTCTTAAAGGTGACGTGGATGGTTCTGTGGAAGCACTTTCTGACCAGTTACAAAGATTATCAACAGAGGAAATCAGCGTGAAAATTCTTCACTCAGGTGTAGGACAGATCACTGAATCTGATATCAATTTAGCGGCAGCATCAGATGCAATTATCATTGGATTCAATGTGAGAGCAGGTGCTAATGCAAAAGAACTTGCAGACCGTGAGGAAATTGAAATCAGAACATATTCTGTAATCTATAAAGCTATAGACGAGGTAAAAGAAGCAATGGAAGGAATGCTTTCTCCGGAAATTCAGGAGCAGGTAATTGGTAATGTTGAAATCCGTGAGGTATTCAAGATTTCTAAAGTTGGTTCAATTGCCGGATGTATGGTTCTTACCGGAAAAGTTACAAGACAATCGAAAGTGCGTCTATTAAGAGACGGTATTGTTAAATTCGACGGAGAACTTGAAAGCTTGAAGCGTTTCAAAGACGATGTTAAAGAAGTAACAAAAGGTTACGAATGTGGTCTGAACCTTAAAGGTTATAATGATATTGAAATCGGTGATATTCTTGAAGTTTACGAAGAAGTAGCAGTTAAGAAGAAACTAAAATAATAATTTCAGATAAAATATAAAGCAGGCATCTCAGATGCCTGCTTTTTTATTATAATACTTCTAAATATTTTTAATTCTGATTCAAAAAAGTAACAAGCTTTATCAAATCTTCGTCTTTATCAAATTTTATTTTATTGGACTTAAAGAAACCACTTAAACTATCTTTTTTATCAGGGAATTGTTCAATGATTTCTTTTTGATTTTTAGGTTTCTTTATAAAGCCTTTATCTGTTTTGATGTAATATACTGGCGCTTGTGTCTTAAAGTTGGCTGGTCTTTCACTTGCGTAAGAATTTGCAGCCGGAACAACATCAGTAAATTTAGTTTTGATTTTTTTGTATAAAGTGTTTTTTCCGTTCACCAATTCAAAGAAATATCCATTTAAATCATCTGAAGTATCGAGTAATACGATCACCCGTTTAGGTGACAGAATTTCAATTCTTGAAAAATCAGTTGTTTTTGGAAGAACCTGAATATTTCCGTTTTTCTTAAATTCAATTTCATCAGTGTAGCTATTATAGCGTATAGGAACCTGTTCATAATTAACAGCAATCTTTGCATCGGAAAATTCTTTGCCAATATATGGGGAATCTCCTGCAATTTCATCATATTTAAATGTCTTACCTGTAGTTGAGTTAATGCCATCAAATACGGATTGTGCTCCTGTAGCACCATTTACTGAAAGTGTATTTTGTGCAAAGCTAAAACTGAAACTGGCTATGGCTAATGTTGTTAAAACAATTTTTTTCATGTTTAATTTATTTTAGGATATAAATATATTACTTTTAAAAAGAAACCCGTGTTTATTTTTTAAGTTTAATGAAAGAAGATATTTGCATTGTTGAAGAATTAAATCAAAGATGATACTAAATTAAAAAAACACCTAGATGCTTGAAAATTAGCATCGTTGCAATTTAGAATAATTATAAATAATTATTTTTTGATTGTCTTGAAAGTGTTAAAAAGTGAGTATTTTGAGTTTTTGATTTAAATTATAATAATTTTTAACGGGCAATATTATGAATTATGATGTGTGTGGTGGGTTTGAATTAGTTTATCATGAATATATCTAAGATTTGTGAATCTGAAAAATTTGCTAGTGTTAATATTTATTAACATATTTGCTCCTAAAATATATTAAAATTTGTTAATA is a window from the Chryseobacterium indologenes genome containing:
- the rimP gene encoding ribosome assembly cofactor RimP — its product is MEFRKRIDELLNEFLETRKDLFLIDLKISAGDDITVILDGDNGVSLQDCLDASRAIEFNMDREEHDFSLQVMSAGLSEPLSTPRQFGKNIGREIEVMLEDSSKIEGELSKVDDEKITLTLRYRKPKDIGKGKVDVEEEKEISYSDIKKALVVIKF
- the nusA gene encoding transcription termination factor NusA, translated to MDNIALIESFGDFKDEKGISKIDLMAIIEDSLKTLLRKRFDSDDHFDVIVNPDKGDFQIFLNKTIVEDEMSEDDDLEIEISEAKKIDPTFEVGEDFTMEIPVAQLGRRNILTLKQILATKLQEHNNAMLYEQFRDKIGEIVVGEIHHIRHKHVILLDDEGNEFILPKENQIPSDFFKKGENIRAIVETVDFKGSKPQIIISRTAPKFLEKLLELEIPEIQDGTIMLKKVVRIPGEKAKIAVDAYDDRIDPVGACVGVKGSRIHGVVRELRNENIDVIQWSKNPEILVKRALGNVTVNKIDINEDQNYALVYTPVEEISKVIGKQGQNIRLASWLSGYEIDVYRESSEDDDVELREFNDDIEQWILDEFKKVGLTTAKSVLDKETESLLNMVDLEEETIEEVKRILREEFED
- the infB gene encoding translation initiation factor IF-2, coding for MPKIRLNKAVKEFNISMSRLVEFLQSRGFEVEGNPNAQLEESAYSALEAEFAKDGEQRKASHEVVITKVPEEKLEIEEKKTPEVIRAKANKPETRILGKIDLEPKKPEVEEAPAAPVAPVATPVEEKKEEIVKEEQPEVKAAPEKQEFKVLDKIDLSQIESRNRPVKKDKPKMEEKKEEVKPVEPVKETPKPAVVEEKKVETPKAEAEPESQEPQKIETVYQKLDGPKIVGEKIDLTQFAPKPGAGAKKKRKRIEKPGGQNNQQGQGNNQNSGNNNNQGGQGQGNRPHNNGGQGGNRQGQGGQGNRPQGQGGQGQGGNRFGNNQGGGNRQGQGGGGFKKGGQNNRPGQRVMPVELTDEQVKNQIKETLEKLTNKGGKSKSAKHRKDKRTFRREQDERQQELEAQDRTLKVTEFITVGELASLMNVSPTEVISACFSLGVMVTMNQRLEADTLLLVADEFGYKIEFSDADLEEGDSEDEIDSEESLVSRAPVVTVMGHVDHGKTSLLDYVRKTNVIAGESGGITQHIGAYNVKLENGQRITFLDTPGHEAFTAMRARGAQITDIAIIVIAADDDVMPQTKEAIAHAQAAQVPMIIAINKVDKPNANPDNIRQQLSGLNPPVLVEEWGGNVQAQEISAKFGNNVDVLLEKVLLQAEMLELKANPDRSANGVVIEASLDKGRGYVATMLVQTGTLRVGDYVVAGKNHGKVKALLDERGKNLAEAGPSIPATILGLDGAPTAGDKFRVYADESEGKAIANKREQLQRELSIRTKKHTTLEELGRRIALGEFKELNIILKGDVDGSVEALSDQLQRLSTEEISVKILHSGVGQITESDINLAAASDAIIIGFNVRAGANAKELADREEIEIRTYSVIYKAIDEVKEAMEGMLSPEIQEQVIGNVEIREVFKISKVGSIAGCMVLTGKVTRQSKVRLLRDGIVKFDGELESLKRFKDDVKEVTKGYECGLNLKGYNDIEIGDILEVYEEVAVKKKLK